A segment of the Patescibacteria group bacterium genome:
CAAAGACCCATGGGTTTCTCGTTCGCTCAGCATCACGAACTGGCCGAAATACTATCAAGCGACGACGAGCAAAAGGACGTCATAAATTGACCGTATAAACATATTTTATGCTTCCTCGAAACCGTAGGGTTTCAAAAAGCCTTTTCAATGAGGCAATGAAAGGTGGAAAAACCTTTCATTCACCTCATTTTCTACTCCGACTCAGTTCTGGAATGCCACAAGAACTGAGTCGTTGTGCTATAACGATATCTAAAAAAGTAGATACAAGAGCTACTGAACGTAATAGATTACGTAGAAAACTGTCTTCATATATAGAAGAGATCCTAGCTACCCTACCGTCTGGTTATATTGTCCTTATTTCCGTTAAAAAGGGGCTTACACGCTCTACTGTTGAAGAATGTGGTGCAGAGCTCGTTCAGTTGGTACATAGAGCTACAGGTAAGATTTAGGAGCTCTTTTTATTTACATTTGATACAATCAACTCATGTTTAAAACACTTTTCTATATACCTATATACAATGCATTAGTTTTTATTATTGATATTCTCCCAGGGCACAGTGCTGGTTGGGCTGTGGTTCTGCTTACTATACTAATCCGTTTTGTTCTCTATCCTCTTGCGAAAAAATCAATCAAAACTCAGATTTTGATGAAACGCATAGAGCCTGAAGCAAAGCGAATTCGAGAAAATGTTGCAGATAAGCAAGATCAAGCTCGACAGCTTATGAAGCTCTATAAAGATAATGATATTAATCCATTTGCTGGATTATTCCTCCTTATTCTCCAGTTCCCTATTCTCATTGGTCTCTATAATGTGTTTCGAAGTGGTTTACCAAAAATTGATGTAAGTATTTTGTACTCATTTGTTCAAGAACCTACAATAGTTGTGATGACGTTCTTAGGAACTGATCTACTTCAGCGAAGTTTTATTCTCGCCCTTATAGCTGTTATTACTCAGTTTATTCAAATTAATCTTGCTCTCCCAAAACAGCCTCCAACTGCTCCTAACCCAAACAAAAAGCCATCATTTCAAGATGACTTTGCTAAGAGTATGAATACTCAAATGCGGTATATATTTCCTTTGATTATCTTCCCTATAGCCTATATTTCATCGGTAATCTCACTCTATTTCATAACTAGTAACATCTTTATGTCTATTCAAGAGGTATACATTCGTCGACGTCTAGAAAAAGGGATTAAATAACTAGATTACTAAACTTGAGGTTCATTTAGTGTACTTTGTGGAGTAATTCTTAGACTCCATAGTGAGAAATCTTTCTTGTTACCAAAGATAAAGAAGTTCCCATCAGGACTTATTGTGGGATTAATAACATCGATTGATTGTTTATAGGTTGCTACCAATGAGCCTACGAGTTCTGGTGCTGTTCCGGGTATTATTTTATAAATAGCATCATTTGATGATGTGAATCCTAAATACCATACATCAGGATATGCTCCATCAAAGAGAGATTCGGGTACTGCACAATAAAGTGTATCTGTTTGTACTGTTGACCATGTACATTTATCTGTAAGCGTATTTACACCAGTATTAATTACCGTAGCATCTTTAAGAGACAGAATATTTAACGTGTTGTTACTATCTGAATATGCTAAATGAGTCGCTGTAGGATTCACAAGAACGGTTAATCCTCTAATATCACCTAAGACCTTTTTAAATTCTTGTGTTTTTGGGTTTAAAAAGTACGCGAACCCATCATCGGTGGCTGAAGCATTGGTCGCCAACATAATAGTATTTGCTTCTGGCCAAGATACTATCCATTCGCTCACTGATGAGTCAAATATCTTTTTTGGGTTAGAACCGTCATATGCTGCAACTATCCCATCGGCTCCATCAGCAGTTTTTTGTATATAAAATATCTCTTTACCTGAAGGTGAGTACGCAACAGATCGAATATTTATTGGATACGAAGTAAACTGCGCTGTAGATGTGGCTGATGTAGAAAAGACATATCCTGATGTGTAAATGTCAGCATGTGCTTCATCAACATAACGTAACAATACATTCTTTCCTTGAGGATCCATTTGAGATTCATACACAGTAGGGACGGTTGTATTAACAACTTTTCTAAGCTCCCCTGTTCCAGGATATACATCACTAATATGTCCTGTTCCTCGCTCTGTATATCGTATGATGGTCGTGCTTGCAATGCTTACTGCTGCTCCACCTGCCACTGGTGCAGATGATACTTTCACAAGAATACTTGCTAAAAATGGATTTTGATTTGGTGTGGATGTTGTTGACTGATTTGGTGGAAGACTTGCAACTGGTCTGTCTCCTGAAATTGGAAAATCTGTCGTAATAACATCCGTAGAATCATTTTGATTTGATGAACGGAAAAATAAAAAATATGTAGCAATCCCAACTGCAAGTATAAAGAATATGATTCCTCCAATAAATAGTTTTTTTAACATGTTCGCACTTTATTATATCGCAGGTTTACCAAATCCTTCACGAACACGGTTGATAACTTGCTTGGCTGTGTAGTTTGGTCTCCAGTTATTAATATCATTTTTCATTGCTTCTTGTATAAGTGAGAGATAACCATCATTAGCATATTCAGGATGTGGATAGGTCACGCCAGTTATAGGAGAACTAACTGTTAATACATTACGAGCATCAACAATTCCTGTTGGGAATGAGTTTTGGGTAACAATAATATTACTTGAAGATTCCTTCCCTGTTCCACCGGGAGTAATACTTCCTTCTACCAATAGTGCTTTTGACCAGTTAAAGACGATATTATCTTTCAATGTTAAGTCATGAATTCCTACTGCAAGATGTGCATAATCCCCCACTCCACTTTCCAATTGTATTGCAGGAAAATTTGATCCAGTTCGGTTGTTTGCAATAATATTTCCTGAAGCCACAGTATTACCCCCTGGTTTAATATTTCCAAAAATAATACCAAACCCTCGCGGTTCACTGCCAATATTCTTAGCACCCACCATTACGTTGTTTGTAATTCGTCCTACTACACCATTTGGATGTCCTGTTCCACTACCGTTAACGAGCCCAAATGATAAGTGGATTGCATTGTCATAAAAGAGGTTGTTTTCTACCACCCCACCTGCTCGTGCCTGAAGACCATGGCTTGATGCAAAAGCAAAGATGTTATTTCTGACCGTTACATTCCAATTGAGTGCATGAATATATGCATTGTGATTTCTTGTGGTTTCCCCTCCTCCATCGAGACGTCGTCCATTACTAAAAAACACATTATCTTCTAATAGAATTCCATCAGTCTGATCTATATATAAACCTGAAGAGTCTCCGCCTGTTTTTGAATGACTATTTGTAATAACTGAGCGTCTCAATTTGAAGTTTCGGTTTTTATTATTGATTACAGAACCATCATTAGTTGTCATATTCAAGGTGATTCCCATTCGGAACCCTTCGATATAGGCATCCTCAATTGTTACATCGTGAACTCCCTGACATCCTTCCATCGCAATTCCTTGATTGTTTGAAGTAGTTGTATGAAGATGAATACTTTGGATGAGGATATTACCAGTATTTGAGCAAATTCGAATTCCAGTTCCTTGTCCAGGAATTGAAATCTTTGGACGTGGTCCTGAACCATACGCCAACACCTTAACACCGTTTCTTCCGGTAAGATCAAATCCGGATGTCCATGTATCTCCTCGTTTGAGGTAGATAAAATCAGGGTTCTTTGTAAGAGCTTTGTTTATGCTTGAAATTGGGGCTGCCTCGGTTCCGGGATTACTGTCATTACCCGATGTGCTAACATATACTTTTTTACTTGTTGGTGATGGTGTGACTTGGGTAAAATTGTTTGAGTATGCTGGTTCTGGTTGTACTGGTGGAGGTGTGTATGATGGACCTGGTTGTGTTCCACCTGGAATTGTTCCCCCTCCTCCTGTATTAGGGTTATAAACACCTGTGCTCCCTCCTGGAAGGCCCAACGGTCCACCACTGCTATCGCCAGGTACGTAGATTCCTGCATCTTCAGGATTATATTTAGGTAGTTCATATGATGCGGGTGTTCGTGGATTCAACTTTGGTCGAGGTACTCCTGGAACCTGTCTTCCTACACTTTCAGCGCCCTTTGAAACTGTATCTGGGTTAAGAGAAGAAGGGTTGAGTGTATAGATTATGAGCCAAGATCCAATTACGAGAATCAATCCCCACAAGGTTCTTTTAATTATATCTTTACCTTCTCTTTTACCTGTAATAGCATCACTCGACATATAGAGAATTCCACCATATACAAGCATAAATACAGCAATAACTCCTGATATGCTCACGAGAATTCTGTACATCGAATTTGCATAGACACTCAATCCATTTTCAGCAGGTAACGTTGCTCCAGTTTCTGTAGGAAGTGGTGCTAGGAATTGATATGCTTCTCCTACTTCCCCAGCTGCAAATACATGAGCGATTGGAAAAAGTAGTGCACACACTACTCCTATAACTACAATCTTAAAACTATTATTGAGTAGGTGTTTCATAATTAATTAAAATGTTTTGTGATTCTGATTGCAAAATGTTTGGAATACTACTTACCTCTACTCCCACCTGGGTTTTTCCTGAAGTAGTTCCATTCGGACGACGTAGTAGGAGTGTGCTTTCTGAGGTATTCAAATCTGTACCATTGATACTCCACACAAAAGAAAGTGTAGGTGTTCCTCCTCTAAAGTCTGTAGAGAAGTTGTAAGGTACGGCACGAAGGCTTATTTCTTCTTGCTCAAGACTACCCTGTGTACTTA
Coding sequences within it:
- the rpmH gene encoding 50S ribosomal protein L34; translation: MSQTYQPKRSKRAKTHGFLVRSASRTGRNTIKRRRAKGRHKLTV
- the rnpA gene encoding ribonuclease P protein component encodes the protein MLPRNRRVSKSLFNEAMKGGKTFHSPHFLLRLSSGMPQELSRCAITISKKVDTRATERNRLRRKLSSYIEEILATLPSGYIVLISVKKGLTRSTVEECGAELVQLVHRATGKI
- a CDS encoding YidC/Oxa1 family membrane protein insertase, translating into MFKTLFYIPIYNALVFIIDILPGHSAGWAVVLLTILIRFVLYPLAKKSIKTQILMKRIEPEAKRIRENVADKQDQARQLMKLYKDNDINPFAGLFLLILQFPILIGLYNVFRSGLPKIDVSILYSFVQEPTIVVMTFLGTDLLQRSFILALIAVITQFIQINLALPKQPPTAPNPNKKPSFQDDFAKSMNTQMRYIFPLIIFPIAYISSVISLYFITSNIFMSIQEVYIRRRLEKGIK
- a CDS encoding pilin, translated to MKHLLNNSFKIVVIGVVCALLFPIAHVFAAGEVGEAYQFLAPLPTETGATLPAENGLSVYANSMYRILVSISGVIAVFMLVYGGILYMSSDAITGKREGKDIIKRTLWGLILVIGSWLIIYTLNPSSLNPDTVSKGAESVGRQVPGVPRPKLNPRTPASYELPKYNPEDAGIYVPGDSSGGPLGLPGGSTGVYNPNTGGGGTIPGGTQPGPSYTPPPVQPEPAYSNNFTQVTPSPTSKKVYVSTSGNDSNPGTEAAPISSINKALTKNPDFIYLKRGDTWTSGFDLTGRNGVKVLAYGSGPRPKISIPGQGTGIRICSNTGNILIQSIHLHTTTSNNQGIAMEGCQGVHDVTIEDAYIEGFRMGITLNMTTNDGSVINNKNRNFKLRRSVITNSHSKTGGDSSGLYIDQTDGILLEDNVFFSNGRRLDGGGETTRNHNAYIHALNWNVTVRNNIFAFASSHGLQARAGGVVENNLFYDNAIHLSFGLVNGSGTGHPNGVVGRITNNVMVGAKNIGSEPRGFGIIFGNIKPGGNTVASGNIIANNRTGSNFPAIQLESGVGDYAHLAVGIHDLTLKDNIVFNWSKALLVEGSITPGGTGKESSSNIIVTQNSFPTGIVDARNVLTVSSPITGVTYPHPEYANDGYLSLIQEAMKNDINNWRPNYTAKQVINRVREGFGKPAI